One segment of Streptomyces sp. TG1A-8 DNA contains the following:
- a CDS encoding threonine/serine exporter ThrE family protein — protein MTETEDRKPRSDEARTTYDPEITSEFAVPEGLAVPRSDGEPETTSEFAVPRGLGVPQPPSAEPEGSAFSPPRTYSAMEAPAAFTPAAGMPPVSLVKDAPWQDRMRTMLRMPVTERPAPEPVQRVEEGPAVPRVLDLTLRIGELLLAGGEGAEDVEAAMFAVCRSYGLDRCEPTVTFTLLSISHQPSLVEDPVTASRTVRRRGTDYTRLAAVFRLVDDLTDPEAHVSLEEAYRRLAEIRRNRHPYPGWALSLASGLLAGAASVLVGGDLVVFVAAALGAMLGDRLAWLCAGRGLPEFYQFTVAAMPPAAIGVALTLAHVDVKASAVITGGLFALLPGRALVAGVQDGLTGFYITASARLLEVMYFFVGIVVGVLVVLYFGVQVGAKLNPDAALNLSERPLVQIAAAMLLSLTFAVLLQQERSTVLAVTLNGGVAWSVYGAMHYAGGISPVASTAVAAGLVGLFGQLLSRYRFVSALPYTTAAIGPLLPGSATYFGLLSMAQNEMDKGLVSLAKAASLAMAIAIGVNLGSEISRLFLRVGSAGKRRAAKRTRGF, from the coding sequence GTGACGGAGACGGAGGACCGCAAGCCCCGGTCGGACGAGGCGCGGACCACGTACGACCCGGAGATCACGTCCGAGTTCGCCGTCCCCGAGGGGCTCGCGGTGCCCCGGTCCGACGGCGAGCCGGAGACGACGTCGGAGTTCGCCGTCCCCAGGGGCCTGGGGGTGCCGCAGCCGCCCAGCGCGGAGCCGGAGGGGTCGGCGTTCAGTCCGCCGCGCACCTACAGCGCCATGGAGGCCCCGGCCGCGTTCACGCCGGCCGCCGGGATGCCGCCGGTCAGCCTGGTCAAGGACGCGCCGTGGCAGGACCGGATGCGCACGATGCTGCGCATGCCGGTGACCGAGCGCCCCGCGCCGGAACCGGTGCAGCGGGTGGAGGAGGGCCCGGCCGTCCCGCGCGTGCTCGACCTGACCCTGCGCATCGGGGAGCTGCTGCTGGCCGGCGGTGAGGGCGCCGAGGACGTGGAGGCCGCGATGTTCGCGGTGTGCCGCTCCTACGGCCTGGACCGCTGCGAGCCGACCGTCACCTTCACGCTGCTGTCGATCTCCCACCAGCCGTCCCTGGTGGAGGACCCGGTGACGGCCTCGCGGACGGTACGGCGGCGGGGCACCGACTACACGCGGCTCGCGGCCGTCTTCCGGCTGGTGGACGACCTCACGGACCCGGAGGCCCACGTCTCGCTGGAGGAGGCCTACCGGCGCCTGGCGGAGATCCGCCGCAACCGGCACCCCTACCCCGGCTGGGCGCTGAGCCTGGCGAGCGGGCTGCTCGCCGGTGCCGCCTCCGTGCTGGTCGGCGGTGACCTGGTGGTGTTCGTCGCCGCCGCGCTGGGCGCGATGCTCGGCGACCGGCTCGCCTGGCTGTGCGCCGGGCGCGGGTTGCCGGAGTTCTACCAGTTCACGGTGGCCGCGATGCCGCCCGCGGCGATCGGCGTGGCGCTGACGCTGGCCCACGTGGACGTGAAGGCCTCCGCCGTGATCACCGGTGGGCTGTTCGCGCTGCTGCCCGGACGGGCGCTGGTGGCGGGCGTGCAGGACGGCCTGACGGGCTTCTACATCACCGCGTCCGCGCGGCTGCTGGAGGTCATGTACTTCTTCGTCGGCATCGTGGTCGGGGTGCTGGTCGTCCTGTACTTCGGGGTGCAGGTGGGCGCCAAGCTGAACCCGGACGCGGCGCTGAACCTGTCGGAACGGCCGCTGGTGCAGATCGCGGCCGCCATGCTGCTGTCCCTGACCTTCGCGGTGCTGCTCCAGCAGGAGCGCTCCACCGTGCTCGCGGTGACCCTCAACGGGGGCGTGGCCTGGTCGGTGTACGGGGCGATGCACTACGCGGGCGGCATATCGCCGGTGGCGTCCACGGCCGTGGCGGCGGGACTGGTGGGGCTGTTCGGGCAGCTGCTGTCGCGGTACCGGTTCGTCTCGGCACTGCCGTACACGACGGCGGCGATCGGGCCGCTGCTGCCCGGTTCGGCGACCTACTTCGGGCTGTTGTCCATGGCGCAGAACGAGATGGACAAGGGACTGGTGTCGCTGGCCAAGGCCGCGTCCCTGGCGATGGCCATCGCGATCGGCGTCAACCTCGGGTCGGAGATCTCCCGGCTGTTCCTGCGGGTCGGCTCGGCCGGCAAGCGCCGGGCGGCCAAGCGGACCAGGGGTTTTTGA
- a CDS encoding inorganic diphosphatase translates to MEFDVTIEIPKGSRNKYEVDHETGRIRLDRRLFTSTAYPTDYGFVENTLGEDGDPLDALVILDEPTFPGCLIRCRAIGMFRMTDEAGGDDKLLCVPATDPRVEHLRDIHHVSEFDRLEIQHFFEVYKDLEPGKSVEGANWVGRTDAETEIERSYKRFEEQGGH, encoded by the coding sequence GTGGAGTTCGACGTCACGATCGAGATTCCGAAGGGTTCGCGGAACAAGTACGAGGTGGACCACGAGACCGGCCGGATCCGCCTGGACCGTCGTCTCTTCACCTCGACCGCCTACCCGACCGACTACGGCTTCGTCGAGAACACCCTCGGCGAGGACGGCGACCCGCTGGACGCGCTGGTCATCCTGGACGAGCCGACGTTCCCGGGCTGCCTGATCCGCTGCCGTGCCATCGGTATGTTCCGCATGACGGACGAGGCCGGCGGCGACGACAAGCTGCTGTGCGTCCCGGCCACCGACCCGCGCGTGGAGCACCTGCGCGACATCCACCACGTGTCGGAGTTCGACCGCCTGGAGATCCAGCACTTCTTCGAGGTGTACAAGGACCTGGAGCCCGGCAAGTCGGTCGAGGGGGCCAACTGGGTGGGCCGCACGGACGCCGAGACGGAGATCGAGCGGTCTTACAAGCGCTTCGAGGAGCAGGGCGGCCACTGA
- a CDS encoding zinc-dependent metalloprotease, which translates to MTSAASPGMVDWNLAVATATRLVRPGPEVSRDEARAVVAELRRHAKASEEHVRGFTRLGTEETHDTPVLVVDRPGWVRANVAGFRELLRPLLEKMQERRGGNPGSAVLGAVGGKVTGVEVGMLLSFLSSRVLGQYETFAPATRDLPAGRNGGGRLLLVAPNIVHVERELDVEPHDFRLWVCLHEETHRTQFTAVPWLRDHLEGEIQSFLAETDVDPMTVLDRLREAAQSLAGGRPEGEEDDGGRSFVELVQTPAQREILGRLTAVMSLLEGHADFVMDGVGPDVVPSVSEIREKFQQRRAKGASRLDLALRKLLGLDAKLRQYRDGERFVRGVVEEVGIDGFNRVWTSPNTLPTKAEIAKPADWVARVHR; encoded by the coding sequence ATGACGAGCGCTGCATCTCCCGGGATGGTCGACTGGAACCTCGCGGTGGCGACCGCGACACGGCTCGTACGGCCGGGCCCCGAAGTCAGCCGCGACGAGGCCAGGGCCGTCGTCGCGGAACTGCGCCGGCACGCGAAGGCCTCGGAGGAACACGTCCGGGGCTTCACTCGTCTGGGCACCGAGGAGACCCACGACACCCCCGTCCTCGTCGTGGACCGCCCCGGCTGGGTCCGGGCCAACGTCGCCGGTTTCCGCGAGCTCCTCAGGCCGCTGCTGGAGAAGATGCAGGAACGGCGCGGCGGCAACCCCGGCAGCGCCGTCCTCGGCGCCGTCGGCGGCAAGGTGACCGGCGTCGAGGTCGGCATGCTCCTGTCCTTCCTGTCCTCCCGCGTCCTGGGCCAGTACGAGACCTTCGCCCCCGCCACCCGCGACCTGCCGGCCGGCCGCAACGGCGGCGGCCGGCTCCTGCTCGTCGCGCCCAACATCGTCCACGTGGAACGCGAACTGGACGTCGAGCCGCACGACTTCCGGCTGTGGGTGTGCCTCCACGAGGAGACCCACCGCACGCAGTTCACCGCCGTGCCCTGGCTCCGCGACCACCTGGAGGGTGAAATCCAGTCGTTCTTGGCGGAGACCGACGTGGACCCGATGACCGTCCTGGACCGCCTCCGGGAAGCCGCCCAGTCCCTCGCCGGCGGGCGCCCCGAGGGCGAGGAGGACGACGGCGGCCGCTCCTTCGTGGAACTGGTGCAGACCCCCGCCCAGCGCGAGATCCTCGGCCGCCTCACCGCCGTCATGTCCCTGCTGGAGGGCCACGCCGACTTCGTCATGGACGGCGTCGGGCCGGACGTCGTCCCGAGCGTTTCGGAGATCCGCGAGAAGTTCCAGCAGCGGCGCGCCAAGGGCGCCTCCCGCCTGGACCTCGCCCTGCGCAAGCTGTTGGGCCTGGACGCCAAGCTCCGGCAGTACCGGGACGGCGAGCGTTTCGTCCGCGGGGTCGTCGAGGAGGTCGGCATAGACGGCTTCAACCGCGTGTGGACCTCGCCCAACACCCTGCCCACCAAGGCGGAGATCGCCAAACCGGCGGACTGGGTCGCACGGGTGCACCGCTAG
- the dacB gene encoding D-alanyl-D-alanine carboxypeptidase/D-alanyl-D-alanine-endopeptidase, translated as MVRAANAVRPTLARAATAAKPRVARLTRAVGPRLATLLPPPRPRTLRTWRYTAGAATAGLALAAGVVTVAGPWDADGQRTAERDRAAALERSGGADHGGSGTAAGAPLPAPSAASVLTGLGAATTTVSTRKAPPSAKALADVLGPLLHAPQLGGNHTAAVVDVATGRRLYAAGAGRPLTPASTTKIATAVAALSALGSDHRLTTRAALEPDTGELVLVGGGDPTLTARAKPGGWASLRTLAADTAAALARHGIGTVTLSYDTTLYSGPALHPIGVNDNLAPVTALTADEGRTDGSASGPAPRAGDPAADAAHAFADFLNKAGIRTTAPGPSKATSRARTLATVSSPPLSELVERMLTNSDNDIAEALARQTALASGQPASFDGGARAIATQLRKLGLPLSGASFHDGSGLDRDDRLTAGLLTALLAKAGAPARPGLRPVLTGLPVAGFTGTLAGRYTDGAAGLVRAKTGTLTGVNTLAGTVVDADGHLLAFAFLASGTTSPPDAQAALDRTATALAACGCR; from the coding sequence GTGGTGCGGGCCGCGAACGCCGTGCGACCGACTCTGGCGCGCGCCGCCACGGCCGCGAAACCGCGGGTCGCGCGGCTGACGCGGGCCGTGGGACCACGGCTCGCGACGCTGCTCCCACCCCCTCGTCCGCGAACGCTCAGGACCTGGCGGTACACCGCAGGTGCCGCCACCGCCGGGCTGGCACTGGCCGCCGGCGTGGTGACCGTCGCCGGTCCCTGGGACGCCGACGGTCAGCGTACGGCCGAGCGGGACCGGGCCGCTGCCCTGGAGCGATCAGGTGGCGCAGATCACGGTGGCTCCGGCACGGCGGCGGGGGCTCCCCTGCCCGCGCCGAGCGCCGCGTCCGTCCTGACCGGCCTGGGCGCCGCCACGACCACCGTCAGCACCAGGAAGGCCCCGCCGTCCGCGAAGGCCCTCGCGGACGTCCTCGGACCCCTGCTGCACGCCCCCCAGCTCGGCGGCAACCACACGGCGGCCGTCGTGGACGTGGCCACCGGCCGGCGCCTCTACGCCGCGGGCGCCGGCCGGCCCCTCACCCCCGCGTCCACCACGAAGATCGCCACCGCCGTCGCCGCCCTGTCCGCCCTCGGTTCCGACCACCGCCTCACCACCCGCGCCGCGCTCGAACCCGACACCGGCGAGCTGGTCCTCGTCGGCGGCGGCGACCCGACCCTCACCGCCCGCGCGAAGCCCGGCGGCTGGGCGAGCCTGCGCACGCTCGCCGCGGACACCGCCGCCGCCCTGGCGAGGCACGGCATCGGCACCGTCACGCTCTCCTACGACACCACCCTGTACTCCGGCCCGGCCCTGCACCCCATCGGCGTCAACGACAACCTCGCCCCCGTCACCGCCCTGACCGCCGACGAGGGCCGCACCGACGGCTCCGCCAGCGGCCCCGCGCCCCGCGCGGGCGACCCCGCGGCGGACGCGGCGCACGCGTTCGCGGACTTCCTGAACAAGGCCGGCATCCGCACCACCGCCCCGGGCCCGTCCAAGGCCACCAGCCGTGCCAGGACCCTCGCCACCGTCTCCTCGCCCCCGCTGTCCGAGCTGGTCGAACGCATGCTGACCAACAGCGACAACGACATCGCCGAGGCGCTGGCCCGCCAGACCGCCCTCGCGAGCGGACAGCCCGCGAGCTTCGACGGCGGCGCCAGGGCCATCGCCACCCAGTTGCGCAAGCTCGGCCTGCCCCTGTCCGGCGCCTCCTTCCACGACGGCAGCGGCCTCGACCGCGACGACCGGCTCACGGCCGGCCTCCTCACCGCCCTGCTGGCCAAGGCCGGCGCCCCGGCCCGCCCCGGCCTGCGCCCGGTCCTCACCGGTCTGCCCGTCGCGGGCTTCACCGGCACCCTCGCCGGCCGCTACACCGACGGCGCGGCCGGCCTCGTCCGCGCCAAGACCGGCACCCTGACGGGCGTCAACACCCTGGCGGGCACGGTCGTCGACGCGGACGGCCACCTCCTGGCCTTCGCCTTCCTGGCCTCCGGCACCACCAGCCCCCCGGACGCCCAGGCGGCCCTGGACCGGACGGCCACGGCACTGGCGGCCTGCGGCTGCCGGTAG
- the hpt gene encoding hypoxanthine phosphoribosyltransferase, whose product MRVDANDMGADLQQVLITKEEIDAKLIELAAKIDAEYAGKDLLIVGVLKGAVMVMADLARALSTPVTMDWMAVSSYGAGTQSSGVVRILKDLDTDIKGRHVLIVEDIIDSGLTLSWLINNLGSREPASLKVCTLLRKPDAAKVAIDVEWVGFDIPNEFVVGYGLDYAEKYRNLPFVGTLAPHVYGG is encoded by the coding sequence ATGCGGGTGGACGCGAACGACATGGGTGCCGACCTCCAGCAGGTGCTCATCACCAAGGAAGAGATCGACGCGAAGCTCATCGAGCTCGCCGCGAAGATCGACGCGGAGTACGCGGGCAAGGACCTGCTGATCGTCGGCGTCCTCAAGGGCGCCGTGATGGTCATGGCGGACCTCGCCCGGGCGCTGTCCACCCCCGTCACCATGGACTGGATGGCCGTGTCCTCCTACGGCGCGGGCACCCAGTCCTCCGGTGTGGTCCGGATCCTGAAGGACCTCGACACCGACATCAAGGGCCGGCACGTCCTGATCGTCGAGGACATCATCGACTCCGGGCTCACCCTGTCCTGGCTGATCAACAACCTCGGCTCCCGCGAGCCCGCCTCCCTGAAGGTGTGCACGCTGCTGCGCAAGCCGGACGCCGCGAAGGTCGCCATCGACGTCGAATGGGTGGGCTTCGACATTCCGAACGAGTTCGTCGTCGGTTACGGCCTCGACTACGCCGAGAAGTACCGCAACCTCCCGTTCGTCGGTACGCTCGCGCCCCACGTCTACGGCGGCTGA
- the tilS gene encoding tRNA lysidine(34) synthetase TilS: MGPHPAVAAIRLAVRRVLHDILTDHDRAAGAAVAAAAAAPREAREHGRGERLPSPLVLVACSGGADSMALASALAFEAPRLGVRAGGVTVDHGLQPGSDLRADEVVLRLRELGLDPAESVAVTVGREGGPEAAARDARYAALDAAARRHGATAVLLGHTRDDQAETVLLGLARGSGIRSLSGMAAVSGADGRYRRPFLHLDRQTARKACMVQSLPVWDDPHNADPAYTRSRLRHEGLPALEKALGKGVVEALARTARLSRDDADALDAWAGQAAASVRDAAGRLECAKLYALPPAVRRRILRRAAIEAGAPAGSLFARHIEEVDRLITGWRGQGAINLPGKVVAQRQGGRLVIRQG; this comes from the coding sequence ATGGGTCCCCATCCTGCGGTCGCGGCGATACGCCTGGCGGTCCGCCGCGTACTCCACGACATCCTCACCGACCACGACCGCGCCGCCGGGGCAGCGGTGGCGGCCGCCGCGGCGGCCCCCCGCGAGGCCCGCGAACACGGCCGGGGCGAGCGCCTCCCGTCCCCGCTGGTGCTCGTCGCCTGCTCCGGCGGCGCCGACTCCATGGCGCTCGCCTCCGCCCTGGCCTTCGAAGCACCCAGGCTCGGTGTGCGTGCCGGCGGCGTCACCGTCGACCACGGCCTCCAGCCCGGCTCCGACCTCCGCGCCGACGAGGTCGTCCTCAGGCTGCGCGAACTCGGCCTCGACCCCGCGGAGTCCGTCGCCGTGACCGTCGGCCGCGAGGGCGGGCCCGAGGCCGCCGCCCGCGACGCCCGCTACGCCGCCCTCGACGCCGCCGCCCGGCGCCACGGCGCCACCGCGGTCCTGCTCGGTCACACCCGCGACGACCAGGCCGAAACCGTCCTGCTCGGCCTCGCCCGCGGCTCGGGCATCCGCTCCCTGTCCGGTATGGCCGCGGTCTCGGGGGCCGACGGCCGCTACCGGCGCCCCTTCCTGCACCTCGACCGGCAGACCGCCCGCAAGGCCTGCATGGTCCAGTCCCTGCCCGTCTGGGACGACCCCCACAACGCCGACCCCGCCTACACCCGCTCCCGGCTCCGGCACGAGGGCCTGCCCGCCCTGGAGAAGGCCCTCGGCAAAGGCGTCGTGGAGGCACTCGCCCGCACCGCCCGGCTCTCCCGCGACGACGCCGACGCCCTCGACGCCTGGGCCGGCCAGGCCGCGGCCTCCGTGCGGGACGCGGCCGGCCGCCTGGAGTGCGCCAAGCTGTACGCCCTGCCGCCCGCCGTACGCCGCCGCATCCTGCGCCGTGCCGCCATCGAGGCCGGGGCCCCGGCCGGCTCGCTGTTCGCCCGCCACATCGAGGAAGTCGATCGGCTGATCACCGGCTGGCGCGGCCAGGGGGCCATCAATCTTCCGGGCAAAGTCGTCGCCCAGCGCCAGGGTGGCAGACTGGTGATTCGGCAAGGCTGA